Proteins encoded within one genomic window of Pseudalkalibacillus sp. SCS-8:
- the trpC gene encoding indole-3-glycerol phosphate synthase TrpC: MLSQIVDTKRQEVKEIPDTFPEKPYPIRSLSEAILNPNQALGLIAEVKKASPSKGLIRKDFDPVMIAKTYEKSGAHAISVLTDRDYFQGAKEYLTQIREMNNLPLLRKDFIIDPIQVKESRAIGADAILLIQAILEPNQAKELYLSAKEIGLEVLMEVHSVRELETVLDTFTPDLLGINNRDLRTFETNVEHTQVIAQHVPKHIPFISESGIASAKDISLVKQAGAKGILVGETLMRATSITDCISSLFGENT, encoded by the coding sequence ATGCTTAGTCAGATTGTGGATACCAAAAGACAGGAAGTTAAGGAAATTCCCGATACGTTTCCTGAAAAACCTTATCCAATCCGCTCATTGTCAGAAGCTATCCTTAATCCGAATCAAGCGCTCGGACTCATAGCGGAAGTAAAAAAAGCTTCCCCGTCTAAAGGACTCATCCGAAAGGATTTTGATCCGGTTATGATTGCGAAAACGTACGAGAAATCAGGCGCTCACGCCATTTCCGTGCTAACCGATCGCGATTATTTTCAAGGAGCAAAAGAGTATTTGACACAAATAAGGGAAATGAACAACCTCCCGCTTTTGAGGAAAGATTTCATCATTGATCCGATTCAAGTCAAAGAAAGCAGGGCAATCGGCGCCGATGCCATTCTTCTCATACAAGCGATACTCGAGCCCAATCAAGCCAAGGAACTTTACTTGAGTGCAAAAGAGATTGGATTGGAGGTCTTAATGGAAGTCCATTCCGTCAGAGAATTAGAAACCGTACTGGATACCTTTACACCAGATCTACTCGGAATCAATAATCGCGACTTACGGACGTTCGAGACGAACGTGGAACATACTCAGGTTATCGCGCAGCATGTACCGAAGCATATCCCATTCATCAGTGAGAGCGGGATTGCGAGCGCTAAGGATATCAGCTTAGTCAAACAAGCAGGAGCGAAGGGCATCCTGGTCGGAGAAACCTTGATGCGTGCCACGTCAATAACGGATTGTATATCAAGTCTTTTTGGTGAGAACACATGA
- a CDS encoding glutaredoxin family protein, whose protein sequence is MYDTPVLYTINSCSRCQIVKNHLLSMDIDFSEVNLSQTPDRHRDLKAYIGEVYVPLFIYGNRIIKGDCLEEINKILIQSGDRIVKSNIKPDSTC, encoded by the coding sequence ATGTATGATACACCTGTACTTTATACGATTAATAGTTGCTCTCGATGTCAAATCGTAAAAAACCATTTACTATCAATGGATATCGATTTCAGCGAAGTGAATTTGTCCCAAACACCCGATCGACATCGGGATTTAAAAGCCTATATCGGTGAAGTTTATGTACCGCTTTTCATATATGGTAATCGTATCATTAAAGGTGATTGTCTAGAAGAAATTAATAAAATACTCATCCAAAGTGGTGATAGAATTGTCAAAAGCAACATTAAACCCGATTCAACATGTTGA
- a CDS encoding phosphoribosylanthranilate isomerase, protein MTKLKICGARTQEDFHLINTSSADYVGFIFAKSKRQVTPQTVKQWIPDDRKSLLVGVFVDPTVMEVQEVLEEVDLDVLQLHGTESITFIKDLKVRTGKEIWKALSHSERTLDEMEIYVDVVEGFVIDTKVNGRTGGTGVRFDWKAIPSYTHFAKKHNKLCFIAGGLTAKNVQECLGYGPIGIDLSSGVERDEAKSETEITKLIERMNAHAYGISR, encoded by the coding sequence ATGACGAAATTAAAGATCTGCGGAGCACGTACACAAGAAGATTTTCACTTAATCAATACGAGCTCAGCCGACTATGTCGGATTCATCTTTGCAAAAAGTAAACGACAGGTTACACCCCAAACAGTGAAACAATGGATACCTGATGATCGGAAGAGCTTGCTTGTCGGGGTGTTTGTCGATCCAACAGTAATGGAAGTCCAGGAGGTATTAGAGGAAGTCGATTTGGATGTCCTTCAGCTTCATGGCACCGAAAGCATTACGTTTATAAAGGATCTGAAGGTACGCACAGGAAAGGAAATCTGGAAAGCACTTTCCCATTCTGAACGTACGCTCGACGAAATGGAGATTTATGTGGACGTAGTGGAGGGCTTCGTCATTGATACGAAAGTGAATGGTCGAACTGGCGGGACTGGAGTCCGATTCGACTGGAAGGCGATTCCTTCCTACACGCATTTTGCCAAAAAACATAACAAACTTTGCTTTATAGCAGGCGGTTTGACTGCCAAAAATGTCCAAGAATGCCTTGGCTATGGACCGATTGGCATCGACCTATCCAGCGGGGTAGAACGAGATGAAGCGAAAAGTGAAACGGAAATAACAAAACTGATAGAAAGGATGAATGCACATGCATACGGTATATCCAGATGA
- the trpD gene encoding anthranilate phosphoribosyltransferase → MIQTQLKHAIEGATFSEKEAHSIMDHIMTGKVSSNQIASLLTILRMRGETVDELTGFAKSMRKHAVQFPQPLEDAVDTCGTGGDDSGTFNISTASAIVMAALGVKVAKHGNRSFSSKSGSADVLEQLNIPTQSGVEEAIQALDSHSMTFLFAPLYHPAMKHAVHPRKDIGFRTVFNILGPLCNPAGCSRQLIGVYDHNLARKMAQVVQRLGIQKALIVSGKDGLDECTITTTTNVLVVTPDNIESMVIHPEDVGLKQGSLTEIQVKSPPESAALIRRIFNGTSNPSAKNIVILNAAAGLVASGKAETFTSAVPIVKDALESGRVLNHYHHMTNTEERSYA, encoded by the coding sequence ATGATACAAACCCAATTAAAACACGCCATAGAAGGGGCGACATTTTCAGAAAAAGAAGCCCACTCTATCATGGATCATATTATGACAGGCAAGGTCAGCTCAAACCAGATTGCGAGTTTACTGACCATCTTACGTATGCGAGGAGAAACCGTCGATGAATTGACTGGTTTCGCAAAATCGATGCGAAAACATGCTGTTCAATTCCCCCAACCACTGGAAGATGCAGTTGATACATGTGGTACTGGCGGGGACGATTCTGGGACATTCAACATTTCAACAGCTTCTGCCATCGTGATGGCAGCGTTAGGTGTAAAGGTAGCGAAGCATGGAAATCGTTCTTTTTCATCAAAAAGCGGTAGTGCAGATGTCTTGGAACAATTGAACATACCCACCCAATCGGGAGTGGAGGAAGCGATCCAAGCACTCGATTCGCATTCCATGACGTTCCTGTTTGCACCGTTATATCACCCTGCGATGAAGCATGCTGTTCATCCAAGAAAAGACATCGGATTCCGAACAGTCTTTAATATTCTAGGACCACTCTGTAACCCTGCAGGCTGCAGCCGTCAGTTGATCGGAGTATATGATCACAACCTTGCCCGTAAAATGGCCCAGGTCGTACAAAGACTCGGTATACAAAAAGCACTGATTGTTTCAGGCAAGGATGGCTTGGATGAATGTACGATTACGACAACCACGAACGTACTCGTGGTGACGCCAGATAACATTGAGTCAATGGTCATTCACCCTGAAGATGTTGGACTAAAACAAGGCTCCTTAACAGAGATCCAGGTGAAATCACCACCTGAGAGTGCAGCCTTGATTCGGCGGATTTTCAACGGTACATCCAATCCTTCCGCTAAGAATATCGTCATCCTGAATGCTGCTGCAGGCCTTGTCGCTTCAGGTAAAGCTGAAACGTTTACAAGTGCTGTTCCGATCGTGAAGGATGCACTTGAGTCAGGTCGTGTTCTCAATCATTATCACCACATGACAAACACAGAGGAGAGATCCTATGCTTAG
- a CDS encoding DUF3817 domain-containing protein translates to MMLKMFRYVGYSEGVSFLLLLGIAMPLKYIFDYPLAVSIVGAIHGGLFVLYCMMVVYLKFNLDWSMRKAALGIIASVLPFGPFVFDAKLIQNS, encoded by the coding sequence ATGATGCTGAAAATGTTCCGATACGTAGGATATTCTGAAGGAGTGTCTTTCTTATTATTGTTAGGAATTGCAATGCCATTAAAATACATATTCGATTATCCGCTCGCTGTTAGTATTGTCGGCGCGATCCATGGAGGGTTATTCGTCCTCTACTGCATGATGGTGGTTTATCTGAAATTCAATCTGGACTGGTCGATGAGAAAAGCTGCCTTAGGAATCATCGCTTCCGTCCTTCCATTCGGCCCTTTTGTATTCGACGCGAAATTGATACAAAACTCATAA
- a CDS encoding erythromycin esterase family protein: MEWVDWASENAKPIQSVDSSDFSDLQFLKEVLEDKQVVFLGESSHGVSEYQALKARLIKFLHKEMGFNVLAFESGLAETTSSFHLMEGMTSEEMMKESIFGVWHSEESSSLFSYIQQKSKTDRPLTLTGFDIQFQNSNIYQQYFQTTYQFLDNAEENIASLEKRFKRLWDETSQEELTTLAQDYESLLNTIEQHPHPDSKIQMLHERILEYRIIAIEKFYTVQNSPEFKTSDEKTSLLYNIRDDWSAKNLEWLIEEYFPEEKIIVYAHNGHIEKSRSNAFQWNKNLQGSRFDFISMGERMATSLGDRAYYIGLYMNEGKAAFNDRKEYVIAPRPKGSMEWIVSSSNHDISFIDFGSVEKEKGSEWIFKPTPSFIDGNRLFNMIPSRQYDGVIVFKEVTPPRYITN; encoded by the coding sequence ATGGAATGGGTTGATTGGGCTTCTGAAAATGCAAAACCCATCCAATCTGTTGACTCTTCAGACTTCAGTGACCTACAGTTTTTGAAAGAAGTGCTGGAGGACAAGCAGGTGGTGTTTTTGGGAGAGAGTTCCCATGGTGTTTCGGAATACCAGGCACTAAAAGCTCGCCTGATTAAATTTTTACATAAGGAAATGGGCTTCAATGTTTTAGCGTTCGAAAGCGGACTTGCAGAGACGACGAGTTCATTTCACTTGATGGAGGGCATGACATCCGAAGAGATGATGAAAGAATCGATCTTTGGCGTCTGGCACAGTGAAGAATCGTCTTCATTGTTTTCTTATATCCAGCAAAAAAGCAAAACCGATAGACCGTTAACTTTGACAGGGTTTGATATTCAATTCCAGAACAGCAACATCTATCAACAATACTTCCAAACAACGTATCAATTCTTAGATAATGCTGAGGAGAATATAGCCAGCCTGGAAAAACGCTTTAAACGTCTTTGGGATGAAACGTCACAGGAAGAATTGACGACTTTAGCCCAAGACTACGAGTCTTTATTAAACACAATCGAACAGCACCCTCATCCTGATTCAAAAATACAAATGCTACATGAGAGGATACTTGAGTATCGGATCATCGCCATCGAAAAATTTTACACTGTTCAAAACTCACCAGAATTTAAGACGTCAGATGAAAAAACGAGTCTGTTGTACAACATACGTGATGATTGGTCGGCAAAAAATTTAGAATGGCTTATTGAAGAGTATTTTCCCGAAGAGAAAATCATTGTATATGCTCACAACGGTCACATTGAGAAAAGCCGATCAAATGCTTTCCAATGGAACAAAAACCTTCAAGGTTCTCGATTCGATTTCATATCAATGGGGGAAAGAATGGCTACTTCGTTAGGAGATAGGGCTTATTATATCGGCTTATATATGAATGAAGGGAAAGCAGCGTTCAACGATCGTAAAGAATACGTCATAGCCCCACGGCCAAAAGGAAGCATGGAATGGATTGTAAGTTCAAGCAACCATGACATTTCATTCATTGATTTTGGGAGCGTAGAAAAAGAAAAAGGGAGTGAATGGATTTTCAAGCCTACACCTAGTTTCATTGACGGTAATCGACTCTTTAATATGATTCCGAGTCGTCAATACGATGGTGTCATCGTGTTTAAAGAAGTCACTCCACCAAGATATATAACCAATTAA
- a CDS encoding aldolase catalytic domain-containing protein — MSTAESLNIIDCTIRDGGLVNQWNFGVEFVSRLYETLNQARVEYMEIGYRNSPELVGEVGIGPWRFCEEKVIRKAVPVKKSTKLSVMVDIGKFYVNEIPPKDESIVDLVRVACYSSQIEEAIGAINDLHVKGYETALNIMAISRVNETELRQQLYKVRSSKVDIVYIVDSFGSLYMDDINRLTKIYKRSLPGKQIGIHAHNNLQLAFANTITANQAGCRFMDSTVYGMGRAAGNCPTELLIGYLYPKYNIKPILKAIEELFIPLRELEEWGYLIPYALSGQLNEHPRTAIELRNQTEAKDNYLEFYEQTTKDKDRPLQVAR; from the coding sequence ATGTCAACAGCTGAGAGCTTGAATATCATCGACTGTACAATTAGAGATGGAGGGCTTGTGAATCAATGGAACTTTGGTGTTGAGTTTGTAAGCCGTCTATATGAAACGCTCAACCAAGCAAGGGTTGAATACATGGAAATCGGCTATCGGAATTCGCCTGAACTAGTAGGCGAGGTAGGTATAGGACCTTGGCGTTTTTGTGAGGAAAAAGTAATCAGAAAAGCCGTTCCTGTAAAAAAAAGCACGAAGCTGTCTGTCATGGTGGACATTGGAAAGTTTTACGTAAATGAAATTCCGCCTAAAGATGAGAGCATTGTTGATTTGGTGCGCGTCGCTTGTTACAGTTCACAAATTGAGGAAGCAATCGGCGCAATTAACGACCTTCATGTAAAAGGCTATGAAACCGCATTGAACATCATGGCGATCTCACGTGTCAACGAGACGGAACTAAGACAACAACTATACAAAGTACGATCATCTAAAGTTGATATCGTCTACATTGTCGACTCATTCGGCAGCTTATATATGGATGATATCAACAGGTTAACAAAGATTTATAAAAGATCCCTACCTGGTAAACAGATCGGCATCCACGCACACAACAACCTGCAGCTGGCTTTTGCGAATACCATTACCGCAAATCAAGCTGGATGTCGTTTCATGGATTCTACCGTCTATGGGATGGGGAGAGCAGCTGGCAATTGCCCAACAGAGTTATTGATCGGTTATCTCTATCCGAAATATAACATCAAGCCTATTCTAAAAGCGATTGAAGAATTGTTCATACCACTTCGCGAATTAGAAGAGTGGGGATATCTGATACCCTATGCATTATCAGGCCAATTGAATGAGCACCCAAGAACTGCAATCGAGTTACGTAATCAAACAGAAGCAAAAGACAACTATCTAGAGTTTTATGAACAGACGACTAAAGATAAAGATCGCCCACTACAAGTGGCGAGATAG
- the trpA gene encoding tryptophan synthase subunit alpha: MNNRFQTLKNAPKPMFIPFIMAGDPSPEDTIETALLLQEEGADVLELGIPYSDPLADGPVIQEAAKRAKGMTIGKAMILVGEMRKRGLDIPVLIFTYINPFLKLGEDRFFQLAKENDVDGLLIPDLPFEESHSLRGRCRAEEISFISLVAPTTSRERLFRIAEEAQGFLYCVSSLGVTGERSDFHPETKRLLQEAKSYTTIPVALGFGISTRQQFVDVGELCDGVIIGSSLIKKAHEIRIDPTLEFGSSFKAYVSSLVNGEQHVNS; encoded by the coding sequence ATGAATAACCGATTCCAAACATTGAAGAATGCACCGAAACCTATGTTCATCCCCTTTATCATGGCTGGAGATCCATCACCCGAAGACACAATTGAAACAGCACTTCTTTTACAAGAAGAAGGAGCAGATGTATTGGAACTCGGAATTCCATATTCTGATCCCCTCGCTGATGGCCCTGTTATCCAGGAGGCAGCAAAACGTGCGAAGGGGATGACGATCGGGAAAGCAATGATCCTTGTCGGAGAAATGCGGAAACGGGGATTGGATATACCTGTGCTCATTTTCACCTACATCAATCCGTTTCTAAAACTTGGAGAGGATCGATTTTTCCAATTGGCAAAAGAAAACGATGTAGATGGACTCCTTATACCAGATCTGCCGTTTGAAGAAAGTCATAGCTTGAGGGGTAGATGTCGAGCAGAAGAAATCAGCTTCATATCCCTTGTCGCTCCAACCACGTCACGTGAAAGGCTGTTCCGAATTGCTGAAGAAGCTCAAGGATTCTTATATTGCGTTTCTTCACTTGGTGTGACCGGTGAACGTTCAGACTTCCATCCAGAAACGAAACGGTTGCTGCAGGAAGCGAAGTCCTACACAACGATACCTGTTGCTCTCGGCTTTGGAATTTCAACCCGACAACAGTTCGTCGATGTCGGGGAATTATGTGACGGAGTTATTATTGGAAGCTCTTTGATTAAAAAAGCACATGAAATTCGAATCGATCCTACATTGGAATTTGGAAGCAGCTTCAAAGCTTATGTTTCTTCACTCGTAAATGGTGAGCAACATGTCAACAGCTGA
- a CDS encoding GNAT family N-acetyltransferase, producing the protein MLIRNSDTRDFKRIIPRLNEWWGGREVAHLLPRFLFEHFQDTSFIVEEDDHIVGFLIGFRSQTREDEAYIHLIGVHPDFRKLGLGRKLYHTFFAKVQEMNINKVYAITSPINEHSILFHRQMGFLIIPGDEEVNGVSVQTNYDGQGNDRVLFVKDLSKR; encoded by the coding sequence ATGTTGATAAGAAACAGTGACACGCGTGATTTTAAACGGATCATTCCTCGATTAAATGAGTGGTGGGGCGGTAGAGAGGTAGCTCATCTATTGCCTCGCTTTTTATTTGAACATTTTCAGGATACTAGTTTCATTGTTGAAGAAGATGATCACATTGTCGGATTTTTAATCGGATTTCGATCACAGACGAGAGAAGATGAGGCGTATATCCATCTCATAGGAGTCCATCCTGATTTCCGAAAACTCGGACTCGGCAGGAAGCTTTATCATACGTTTTTCGCTAAGGTACAAGAAATGAACATTAACAAGGTTTACGCCATCACGTCACCGATAAACGAGCATTCCATTCTTTTTCATAGACAGATGGGATTTTTAATCATTCCGGGAGACGAGGAAGTAAATGGGGTAAGTGTGCAAACAAATTATGATGGACAAGGAAATGATAGAGTTTTATTTGTGAAAGATTTGTCAAAAAGATAA
- a CDS encoding anthranilate synthase component I, whose translation MQNFLQLMKDGIQHKYVSSGGIQISRTKKVVDGTKQLNHILEKVDEYRGALFSSRYEYPGRYSRWDVGFIHPPIVIRAKEKSFTVEALNKRGFVLLPPIFEQLKKQNDLSALSMEESVIKGLVSDSTGVFAEEERSQQPSIFTVIREIKSLFASEEDSFLGLYGAFGYDLVFQFEPIEQKLERYDHQSDIVLYLPDEIIVVDHQATKAYQLSYEFQYEHLCTNDKERIGDKSRGQRNRAQPSEEYRPGHYASLVHKAKAAFKSGDMFEVVPSQTIYETCHSKPSEVFNRLQKINPSPYGFIINLGEEFLVGSSPEMYVRVEGKRVETCPISGTIKRGSNALEDADQIRKLLNSKKDEEELTMCTDVDRNDKSRICIPGSVNVVGRRQIELYSHLIHTVDHVEGYLRPEFDALDAFLSHMWAVTVTGAPKKSAIDWIERHEETPRGWYGGAVGWYSFNGDLNTGLTLRTIRLKDEIAEIRAGATLLYDSIPEAEEEETLIKAAGLRKAIQETETKQETNREKQQGVGKRVLIIDHEDSFVHTLGNYFKQTGAEVVTMRAPIARQVIQEGLHYDLVVLSPGPGLPERFQVSNTIRLCLDKEIPIFGVCLGFQGIVEYFGGRLDVLSYPQHGKTSRITQLGENQLFAGLPEAFNASRYHSIYAETIPETLKVTGCSQDNIPMAIEHRDFPIYGVQFHPESIVSTNDQIGLRIIMNVMKTIVNNDRSVRV comes from the coding sequence ATGCAGAATTTCTTACAGTTGATGAAAGATGGAATCCAGCACAAATATGTGTCCAGTGGTGGAATTCAGATTAGCCGGACGAAAAAAGTGGTAGATGGCACAAAGCAACTGAATCATATCCTAGAAAAGGTAGATGAATACCGTGGGGCGCTATTTTCAAGCCGTTACGAGTATCCCGGTCGATATTCAAGGTGGGATGTCGGGTTCATACATCCTCCCATCGTCATCCGTGCAAAGGAGAAGAGCTTTACGGTTGAGGCACTGAATAAACGAGGGTTTGTGTTGTTGCCCCCTATTTTTGAGCAGTTGAAGAAGCAAAACGATTTATCAGCCCTCTCAATGGAGGAGTCCGTTATAAAAGGATTGGTTTCTGATTCAACAGGTGTATTTGCTGAAGAGGAACGGAGTCAGCAACCGTCCATTTTTACGGTCATTAGAGAGATCAAGTCGCTTTTCGCATCCGAAGAGGATTCGTTTCTGGGATTATATGGTGCGTTTGGGTACGATCTCGTCTTCCAATTCGAGCCGATTGAGCAAAAACTGGAAAGGTACGATCATCAATCCGATATCGTTCTCTATTTACCAGATGAAATCATTGTGGTCGATCATCAGGCAACCAAAGCCTATCAATTGTCCTATGAATTCCAATATGAACATTTGTGTACGAACGACAAGGAAAGAATCGGCGACAAGTCAAGAGGACAACGAAATCGTGCTCAACCTTCCGAAGAATACCGACCAGGCCATTATGCAAGTCTCGTCCACAAGGCGAAAGCCGCTTTTAAAAGTGGTGACATGTTCGAGGTCGTACCCTCACAGACCATCTATGAAACGTGTCATTCCAAACCTTCGGAGGTGTTTAATCGACTCCAGAAAATCAATCCAAGTCCTTATGGTTTCATAATCAACCTCGGTGAGGAATTTCTTGTCGGTTCATCACCTGAAATGTATGTCAGGGTAGAAGGAAAACGTGTTGAAACGTGCCCGATATCAGGAACAATCAAGCGAGGAAGCAATGCACTGGAAGACGCAGACCAGATCCGGAAACTCCTCAATTCAAAAAAAGATGAAGAAGAATTGACGATGTGCACGGACGTCGACCGAAACGATAAATCACGAATCTGCATCCCCGGTTCTGTAAATGTGGTGGGAAGAAGACAAATTGAACTGTATTCCCATTTGATTCATACGGTTGACCATGTTGAAGGGTATCTACGTCCGGAATTCGATGCACTGGATGCATTCCTATCGCATATGTGGGCAGTAACTGTGACCGGTGCTCCAAAAAAATCAGCGATTGATTGGATTGAAAGACATGAAGAGACACCAAGAGGATGGTACGGCGGCGCCGTGGGCTGGTACAGCTTCAATGGTGATCTGAATACGGGTTTGACGTTGAGGACAATCCGCTTGAAGGATGAAATTGCTGAGATTCGAGCAGGCGCAACACTTCTTTATGATTCGATTCCGGAAGCGGAAGAAGAAGAGACATTGATCAAAGCGGCGGGTCTGCGAAAAGCAATCCAGGAAACCGAAACGAAACAGGAGACGAATCGGGAAAAGCAACAGGGTGTGGGAAAGAGAGTGCTCATTATCGATCATGAGGATTCCTTCGTCCATACGTTGGGGAACTACTTTAAACAAACCGGTGCTGAGGTCGTGACGATGAGAGCTCCAATTGCCCGACAGGTCATCCAGGAGGGTCTTCATTATGATCTGGTTGTCCTTTCACCTGGCCCTGGTTTACCAGAAAGGTTTCAGGTGTCGAATACGATTCGCTTATGTTTGGATAAGGAAATTCCGATTTTCGGTGTCTGCTTAGGGTTCCAGGGTATTGTCGAATACTTCGGTGGAAGGTTGGATGTCCTCAGCTACCCTCAACACGGGAAAACCTCCAGAATTACTCAACTAGGAGAGAATCAATTGTTTGCGGGATTACCAGAAGCGTTCAACGCCAGCCGTTACCACTCCATTTATGCTGAGACGATCCCTGAAACGTTGAAAGTGACTGGTTGCTCTCAGGACAACATTCCAATGGCTATCGAGCATCGTGATTTTCCGATCTATGGTGTCCAGTTTCATCCGGAATCCATAGTCAGTACAAACGATCAAATCGGCTTGAGAATCATTATGAATGTCATGAAAACCATCGTCAATAATGATAGAAGTGTAAGAGTGTAG
- a CDS encoding TVP38/TMEM64 family protein — MKKTLTIALFIILTVFLINNGQDLIGLLTSDSLDHVVVYVQSWGILAPLISIGLMIFQAVAAPIPAFLVTSTNGLLFGLLWGTIISWTGAMLGALVAYYLAKKLGYEYVKKKVSNSHLIHKLDHLNGKYAFWIVLFARLIPVVSFDLISFAAGLAGMKMRTFLLSTGIGMLPATIAYTVLGHDMKEIETFNERMLIIIGILGILTIIGFVFRKKWLNK, encoded by the coding sequence GTGAAAAAAACGCTAACCATTGCTCTCTTTATTATCCTTACAGTTTTTCTTATTAATAACGGGCAGGATTTAATCGGATTATTAACAAGCGATTCCTTGGACCATGTTGTGGTTTATGTCCAATCTTGGGGGATTCTTGCACCTCTTATAAGCATTGGATTGATGATATTTCAGGCAGTTGCGGCGCCTATCCCTGCTTTTCTTGTAACGAGTACAAACGGATTGTTATTTGGATTGCTTTGGGGAACGATCATCTCATGGACGGGTGCGATGTTGGGAGCTCTAGTCGCTTATTACCTTGCAAAGAAGCTGGGGTATGAATATGTTAAAAAGAAAGTGTCGAATAGCCATCTGATCCATAAATTAGATCATCTCAATGGAAAATATGCCTTTTGGATTGTTCTCTTCGCTCGTTTAATTCCTGTCGTATCCTTTGATTTGATCAGCTTTGCAGCGGGTCTTGCAGGAATGAAAATGAGAACTTTTCTTCTTTCAACCGGCATAGGCATGCTGCCGGCAACGATTGCTTATACGGTATTAGGTCACGATATGAAAGAGATTGAAACGTTCAATGAAAGAATGCTCATCATCATTGGTATACTTGGAATTCTGACCATCATAGGCTTTGTATTCCGGAAAAAATGGCTCAATAAATAA
- the trpB gene encoding tryptophan synthase subunit beta yields the protein MHTVYPDEKGRFGQFGGRYVPETLMFALEELEEAFQKAMEDNTFQEQLNKELTLYSGRPTPLTFAENTTKRFGGAKIYLKREDLNHTGAHKINNAIGQVLLAKRMNKTKVVAETGAGQHGVAVATACARYGLSCKVFMGQEDIARQSLNVFRMKLLGAEVVSVTSGSKTLKDATNEAIRYWAGAVQDTFYCIGSVVGPHPYPRIVRDFQRIIGLETKEQFNEYEGGAPETVIACVGGGSNAMGMFHPFLEDEEVELIGVEAGGLGLETGKHAASITTGSIGVLHGSMTFLNQDESGQILEPYSISAGLDYPGVGPEHSHLAATKRVTYKTITDAEALEALKILSEEEGILPAIESAHALAQAFEEAVNQPEHTSIVVCLSGRGDKDVSTIMNLLEEDGSYE from the coding sequence ATGCATACGGTATATCCAGATGAAAAAGGACGGTTCGGCCAATTTGGCGGACGTTATGTACCAGAAACGTTGATGTTTGCACTTGAAGAATTGGAAGAAGCCTTTCAGAAAGCGATGGAGGACAATACGTTTCAAGAACAACTCAATAAAGAATTGACCTTGTATTCGGGAAGACCCACACCGCTAACTTTTGCCGAGAATACGACGAAACGTTTCGGAGGAGCGAAGATCTACTTGAAACGTGAAGATTTGAACCATACAGGCGCACATAAAATCAACAATGCAATTGGACAAGTGTTACTTGCCAAAAGGATGAACAAGACGAAAGTTGTGGCAGAGACAGGAGCAGGACAACATGGGGTTGCCGTCGCCACTGCATGTGCCAGATATGGTCTTTCCTGTAAAGTGTTCATGGGTCAGGAAGATATTGCAAGACAATCGTTGAATGTATTTCGAATGAAGCTTCTGGGAGCTGAAGTCGTCTCAGTGACAAGTGGAAGCAAGACATTGAAGGATGCCACCAATGAAGCGATTCGTTATTGGGCTGGAGCCGTACAGGATACGTTTTACTGTATCGGATCGGTTGTAGGACCACATCCTTATCCACGAATCGTACGAGATTTCCAACGGATTATCGGTTTAGAAACGAAGGAGCAGTTCAACGAATACGAAGGAGGAGCTCCTGAAACAGTCATTGCTTGCGTTGGAGGTGGGAGCAACGCGATGGGAATGTTCCATCCATTCCTTGAGGATGAAGAAGTGGAACTCATCGGAGTGGAAGCAGGGGGATTAGGCCTCGAAACTGGAAAGCATGCTGCCTCCATTACAACGGGATCAATCGGTGTTCTACATGGATCGATGACTTTTTTGAACCAGGATGAGAGCGGTCAGATCCTAGAGCCTTATTCCATTTCAGCTGGGCTCGACTATCCAGGTGTCGGTCCTGAACATTCTCATCTCGCAGCAACAAAGCGAGTCACCTATAAAACGATTACGGATGCTGAGGCCCTTGAAGCCTTGAAAATCTTATCAGAGGAAGAAGGGATTCTTCCTGCAATTGAGAGTGCACATGCGCTAGCCCAGGCATTCGAGGAAGCCGTCAATCAACCTGAACATACATCCATCGTTGTATGCCTTTCAGGTCGTGGCGATAAGGATGTATCAACAATCATGAACCTTCTGGAGGAGGATGGAAGTTATGAATAA